The Rosa chinensis cultivar Old Blush chromosome 7, RchiOBHm-V2, whole genome shotgun sequence DNA segment CAAAAACTTCTCACCATGTACATACTAAAGGTAGCTATGAATTAAAGAAGTCACATTAACAAGATATAAAAAGGAAAGAACTTGgctgaccagccctggtcagGATGGGCTGACCACAGCCACTAATAATTTGAcacctgtctttttttttttttttgcctctttCCCTTTCTGTTCTCCCCCCTCTGTTCTCCTTCTTCGACATATCAGCAGGACCTTGGGCTTTTCGGCGAtggcggagatgagatcgaagcagAGGAGCGGCTCCGGTGGCTTCTGGGCTgcggagaaggagaagagaaaggGACGCCGAACTGAGAGAGCGACGGCGGAGATCGAAGCAGAGTCGATGGGCAGCCATGGGAGTGGAGAAGAGGAAGGAgaacagaggaggaagaactgaagaaggagaagagaaaggGACGTTGAACTGAGAGAGCGACgatggagatgagatcgaagcagAGTCGATGGGCAGCCATGGGAATGGAGAAGAGGAAGGAGaacggaggaggaagaactgaaggaggagaagagaggccaaaaaaaaatacacaggTGTCAGATTATTAGTGGTTGTGGTCAGCCCATCctgaccagggctggtcagcCAAGTTTTTTCCATATAAAAATGAACTAAAAAGGAAGAAGCTACATATttggagagaaaaagaaagaaacaaagaaatgaaaagtATGTGCTGGAAAAAAGATAGCCGTGgaagaaggagatgaagaaattAAGAGGCGGGATTGGGATTGTGGGCGCTTAAACTATAatgaaactaaaccaatggacTATGATAACATTCATACCCCAAAGAAGAATTCAACTGAAATATTTCATTGCAAGATAAATGTACGTATTCAACAACACTATTTCTCAATTTCCCTTTCCACATATGTATTTCAATTTCCTCTCTCGTCCATCCTTATCATTTGTGgaggaatatatatgtatatgtggaCTATGGTCACACTCATaccccctttttttcttcttcaaaatattCAATTTATACCCAGATATCCCCTTTTGTATATGATATTAAATCTGTATATGTAGTGGACATGTTCTTCTTGTACAGTGTTCCCTCATTTATTAGAACTTGGCCAATTTAGAAAGCTCATCAACTGCTTCAACCAAGTGATCAAGCCTTGCCACAAACTCAATAAGCAAGGAAGTGAAGGTAGCAAGTGACAATGCTGCAGTGCTCTCCAATGCCTTCATCCTAGGCAAGAAGTCCGAACCGGCAGAACCATCATCCTCAAAAGCATCAACCTGTCTCGGAGGCCATGAATAATGAAGCCTTCTTGACTGCTTCCTCATTAACTCATGGTAAGGCTCTGCAGTCTGCTGCTGTGTGCTTTGGTTCTTTTCCAGGCTAGTGGTGCTATCAAGCTGAACTGCCTGTAATTGGTTTGAGAGGTCCGAGAAAGTGCTTGATAAGGTTTGAGGGAGCTTGGGAAGTggcttggagaagttgttgCTGTCCGGGGGGTCAATACTTGAGGTGAGGAGATAAGAGTGTATGTCAATGGCACGCTGTAGTTTCTCGGTGGAGCTGTGAAGCTTTTTTAGTAGAGATGTTCTTGTGCTCTTTTTCATGTTGCAGATGTCTTGGCCTAAACTCCTTACTAGTTCTGCAGCTTGGCTTGTTGCTTCTTTGATCTCTGACTGGAATGTGATTCGGAGATTATAAGGCGCCTAAAGAGGAAAGAACAATCAGTAAAAGATTTATGTGAATTATGAGGTTGGAAGATATGCTAATACTGGGAGAACATGTAATGGTGAAATGATGAAAGAACTCAatgtagaaaatgaatttctttttagtttccttttggTTTGGATTTTCGGCCAAGTACTTCAATTGCCATGACTGCCTCGGCCAGTATAGACCAACAGAACACTGTTGAAGGGAAGCTCAATGCAAATATTTTCGCATACCTCATGAGGCGAGACAGAGCTCTGTAGTGTTCGTCGAGTATGCTATGATTCCGAAATCCTTGAGATTTGTCCCACGGCCTTGTGACAAAGGATCTGCGCCCACTATAGTACTAGCAGATTCCCACAGTTTGAAAATTTGTATTTTACTTCAAAACATTATGTGTCCATTGACATGTTATGTTCCCGGCTGGTGAATTAGATCATAAATTGAAGAAAGATTTCAAATGATGTCCCTAGAGTCCCCCAATAACCTTAGTGATCGAATttgatttgaagaaaaatttctTGTGAATCACGTCACTGGAATCTTATACTTTTGACTTGTAGTTCACATACATGCATGTAtgaacaaattaaagaataggATCTTGAATGGCTTTTAGCACTTGTTAATTGGACTCCAACTAGCTATAGAGAACAAACACATCGTATAATATGTATTCATTCGATTCGCAAAACCAATtcattctttttaattattccTCCTCTACCGCTGAAGTAATTATAcgtttttcttgttctttaataTTTCTGTGGATACCTCAGATATGTTTGCTTTTTAGCAGTAGTACAAGTTCCTCTAAAAATATGAAACAAAAGGCTTCAAAAAGTACATGGTAGAAAGCTTGACAATGAAAACTTAATTGCATCCCATATGAAGACATATGGAATGAGAATAGTTACCTGAATTTCAGAGTGCAGAACTCCATGGAGGGCCATGACCTCATAAGCACAATATCTTAGAACTGCTGCAACTTTAACATATTCTGACCAAGGATAGAAGAAGTGTCTGAACCTTCCATGTGGTGGCTCCCATTTTGCAGATACAGCCTTGTATTTGAGATAATGCAGCAAACCGATGAGCAGGACTATCTTGTTAGGACTATTTGATTGATCTTACTAGATTCTAATTTTATGATCAAGTTAGGAAGAGAATCAGAGATAATTACCAACGACTCGAGCTTTGCGGATGAGTTCAATGTGCTTCGGCATTTCCTGTAAGCAGGCTCGTCCGGAAACTCATCCATGACAGTTTTGGAGAATTCAGGGTGCTCTGCCCCATCATCTTCCAGATATTTTTCAACACATTCTGAAATTTTCATGATGACTAAGAACTTTAGTAATGGTTCAGTAATGACACAAGTAAAATAGAAGTACTAATTAACTAAACAACGTAATTTTTTCATCACGCACTAAATGACATTAATGTACATGTGTATGTTTAAACAGTAACGCTAGAGAGATCACATTTTCTAACCATTATTGAATAGATCCAGATATGACCTTTTAGACTTTTTCTGGTAGATTTCTAGGTTGTCTTTCCCAAGTGCAAGTACATAGGGACAATTTGCAGACTATATTTGCATGGGATCCAatcaccatatatatatatatatatatatatatatatatatatatttttttttcatgggaTAGAAGCTGTCAAGCTGATATAATATGTATAATTTGATTACATTACCTTCGAGTGAGTCAGCCACTGAGTTAAAGTTATTCACTAGCTCCTTATGTAACTGCTCGCCAGCCCATATGGGAAAAACAAGGACATTCACGAAGACTGCTACAAACCCTCCGATAGCTATGGAGTAGAGTCGATCCATGGCCGTCCTGATGGGATTTCCCAGCGATATTCGATACCCAGATACTACTATCAAACAATAAGTGAAGAGTATGACTCGGAATCCATACTCATAGGGCGCAAGTGATGGCCACAGTTTCATAAAAGATGTTACAGCTCCTGCGTGGAACTTTTGAGTTAGACAAAAAAGTACTCACATTGTATgcaaaattttcttttggtaAGATCTTAAATGGCAGATGTTGTTAGATTATCAATATGTAATTATTTTATTGGTATGGTATTCTAAACTCGTATTGTGGAATATTCAAATCGTCATATAtataagagaaattgaaaaatttaTGTCTGCATTACCGACAATGAAGATGCTAATCCCAATGATGACAGGTTCAGCCACGCGGCCAGATCTTAGTGCTACTTGAGCAACACCTATGGCCAGGATTCCAGCAAGCAAACTTCCAAGAGCTCTGTTGAATCCCCTGTTAAATGTCGCAcctaaaatttcacaacatgaCATGTATTACATATGATATTTTAGTATCAGCGTGATTAGTGTTAACTATTAATCTCGAAACTAATCACATAAATGAATTAAAACAGATATGTGCATGTGAAATATATTAGCAATCTAGGAAAATATTTTACAAAATAGATAATTTAAATGAACGATatgataacatatatatatatatatatatatatataacatactaGATTATTCAATAAGAAAGATAACAACTTGGAAAACCATATATTTCCTAATCAAATTAATTAGATTAGAAGTAGTATAATCACATAACATACCAAACGATCTAACTAGCTAGAGAAAACAATTTGGAAAACCCAATATTTTACCTGATAATTCAGACTAATATATAGTTCACATAATATAACATACTGGACGTCTAACAAGAGAAAATTTTAACATAGGACATGCATGAATGAACATATAACATACCAACTGTGTACTCGAACATGATGGCAACAGTGAGGATAGACCAAATGATATTGGTGCCAAAAACTTCATAAGGTGCTCGAAATAGTATAAGCAAAGACACAAGAAGCACAGCAAGGCCAACTTTGAATGCAAACTTGACTCGGTTGCTATCTTCTTTGATGAAATCCCAAACTCTCCGCATCCAAGCTCTAAAGGAGAAGctttctcctccttctcctccctTCTTGCCAGATTTCTGGCCACCATTAGCTTCGATATCGTGCTGCTTCATCACCTTCGTGGTAGCACAAGGAATGTTGATCTCCATACTGCCCTTCTTGCCGTTCATTCTCCAATGCAACAATATAGTCTCTTCGAAGTGCTTCAAGACCTCCGTGTTGTTAATAGAGACATGGAGTAATTAAGGAGTTGTAGAATGAAAGAGATATGGAGTACTCTGATCACAAACTTCAGTGCGAATAGTGAGTGATATTTCAGAGAATAGAAGACAGTACGTTATAAAGAGAAGGGTGTATGGCACTGTAGCTTATGGTTGCTGTGCAAGTAGTGAGAAAAAAGTACGTCTAGTCAGGATGTCATATATAGATATGGAAAGAATACAATACGACAATAATAGAGAATGAATGAGAGATAGTAGTAGTATACTGAAGCTAAACACTTCAGGAGATATGTGGCTAAAAACAGTAGCTCTGGAGATAAAAAGATGCTTAATCTTAAATTCTCAATAATGCTGCATGCATGGAGAATTAGAATCTAAACTGCAGTTTTCAATCTCCACACACGTTTTATCCTCCAGCTAATTCATCACTTCTACATGTTGGGGTGGTAATTATAGTCCATCCATCATCATACATATAGTTAGATGCACACATGTTAAAATTTCGATTTTCAAATGACTTTCACCATATAATTACAATTACTGCTACAAGAAATGAAGTTTGACTGAACTGACATTAATTAAGTGCATGCATGGTAAAAGACAATTGGTATTGGGAAATTAGTTAAAGGCTAGGGTACCTTAAAATAGCTAGAGAAAAAGGTAAGAGTGAAACAAGAGGAATGTTTATGGAATATTACTCCTTTCACAGCGAAGCCTCTCTGCTCATCTTTCTTCGTGTAGGAATATTACCTATGACTAAGATAGCTAGCTATATACCTGATCAGAGCATTGCAATATAACATGCTCTGGGATATGCAGGCCTAacttatgaaaataatttcatcATAGAATTCGATCTCTATCTATCGATATCGATTCCTCATCCTCAATCTcctgctagctagctagctagctcttTTCTATTTTTGCAGCCTAATGATTAAGAATAATAACATGTTCTTTCTTTCCTCTAAACAACAAGTTCgatctttctttcttctaagTCGACTGGCCATGTTCTTTCTTTCCTTGACTAGCTAGATTTGACATGGAAATTGATGCCATGGATGATTCTTTGATAATGCATTTGTATATATATCCATTCATTCTAGTACTACATCCAAATATTTGTGAGGATACAGATATTTTCTTCGTTCTCATAAAttcaattcttcaattaattatcatAAGGAACATATTCCAGGAATAAAATGACGTGCGCGATATAATTTGGTGTGAGCATTTCCATGATTAAGGAATATTGCAGAAGGAGGAAAGGTGACTAAATCATATGTTGATGACCAAATTGGTGGTGCAGATAATGAATTTACAAAATCTTAGTTTAGCGATTAGAATCTGACCTTTCTAACTTATAATCATGCATACATAGGAAACTTCGTATGCTCAATACAAACACATGAAATCCATCATGCAACTGTTGAAGACTACTTAGCTAGAGTTCTATAAACAAGCTAGCGTCCAGAAAACATGCAAAATCCACTAATTTGCAGTAACATGATTGCTTGGATTTAATAAGGTTGTTAGGTTTAATCTCTACTATTGTCATCATGGATATATGGTTCAATTAAGATAACGTACTAAATCATTAGTACGTGGTCAACTTCTTGCTTGGTCCCAACTTGGTATATATCGACTCTTGCAACAATACTTTTCATGATCAGCTTAGTGGTCATTCTTATTCACTTGGTAATTTTGGGCAGGTCAAACTCTAAGCAAGAACTCCATATGATTATAGGTTTCCTTTTTATTATGTATAATAAATGAAATTGATAGTCTAATAACATTAGATATAATGTATATTACTGATGCAAAATATCgatcaatttataatttatGTGTCATATTTCACGTGAACATCAATTTAGAATGAAAGCAAACCCTAGCACATATGGTGGAATTGGATTCCCACGGGGATCCCCAAGTTCTATTCTATACTCCCACGATTGCAGATGAGCTATATGCTTGTGGGTTGCGTGGAGAGATGCAAATGGACCACAGCATTCCCAGCACCACCATGCATAAGTGAGACAATGGGAAAGCAAATATACAGAGCTCAGTCGAAGACTCGAAGCTACTTCACCATAGCAGATGACGAACTTTGTGCAAGTACATATACAATTGTAATGTGATCGATTATCACTCTCCTGCAGGTTAATTTACATTTTTGATTGGGGAAGATAATAATGTTAAACATTTGTAAAGAACGACCACCCCTTCCTAAGTTTATTCAGTACGTTCTTCACCTTTAGGAATATGGATATGTGTTGAATGCTTGAATCTGTTTCCATGAGGTGATTACAACTTGATGTAAAAGTTTGAGCTTTCAAATGCGGTTATTGATGATGAAGGTTGGAATTGCATGGCAATCAACCCATGAGAAGCATACTCTATTATCTAGCTAGCAAAACAACACTACTAGACCCACTAGCTAATAATTTTTCgattttagaaatttttttctcCATTCAAAATTTTAATCAATGACAATTAATTGGGTTTGTAACTCTAGTgcttaaaagaaaattacatatcAAAGATTTAAGttcaaatttatatttatacatattagtatcttcaaattaaaaaaaaaaaaaaacttaatacgGTGACATTTAGCCAAATTGACTAGCCACATTGTTTATAGACCACCGGGTAAGAAGGTGGAGAAAAGAAAGCTGAAAGAAACCACTGATTAATTGGTGCAAATTCAAAAATtacatcaaaagaaaaaagaaagagatggataaaaaaaatagaaattgtgAAGGAGAAAATTGAAGTTGACAAGGAGAAACTGCGAATTAGGAAACTTGAGGCTGAGAACAGGAAAATTGATGCTGAGATGAGAATTATGTCTATGGATACATCTACTATGAATCCTGAGCAGAGAGCATATTATTCCAAACTTCAGATGAAAATTTTGCAAGGTGATATATGAAGTTTATTCCAATGGTTTTTGAAGTCTAGTTGCTCATGTAATGTGCAACATAAGTTTGTATGGGGTTCAAGAAAACCTTCTAGTTTTTTTACTTTGTATCAGTTTGTTTGGTTTCCAGTGAAGTActatatgtttatgttttaaTCTATTTAGGTTTCCTGCTATATATGTATGATCTCAAATTCTCATAATCTCAATTGCATCTCTTATACGGGAagcattcattgtatgatttttgatttataagataaaaaaaaataaaaagggaaaacaacataaatatatatatatatatatatatatttgttttaggaaaacgagaattgagaggaatttgctgcgtattctcattgataataggggcctctttatatagaggattcaaatgcatagagttagaatcatacaaggaaagagaatctctaaattcttctaattgaa contains these protein-coding regions:
- the LOC112176172 gene encoding aluminum-activated malate transporter 9, whose protein sequence is MNGKKGSMEINIPCATTKVMKQHDIEANGGQKSGKKGGEGGESFSFRAWMRRVWDFIKEDSNRVKFAFKVGLAVLLVSLLILFRAPYEVFGTNIIWSILTVAIMFEYTVGATFNRGFNRALGSLLAGILAIGVAQVALRSGRVAEPVIIGISIFIVGAVTSFMKLWPSLAPYEYGFRVILFTYCLIVVSGYRISLGNPIRTAMDRLYSIAIGGFVAVFVNVLVFPIWAGEQLHKELVNNFNSVADSLEECVEKYLEDDGAEHPEFSKTVMDEFPDEPAYRKCRSTLNSSAKLESLAVSAKWEPPHGRFRHFFYPWSEYVKVAAVLRYCAYEVMALHGVLHSEIQAPYNLRITFQSEIKEATSQAAELVRSLGQDICNMKKSTRTSLLKKLHSSTEKLQRAIDIHSYLLTSSIDPPDSNNFSKPLPKLPQTLSSTFSDLSNQLQAVQLDSTTSLEKNQSTQQQTAEPYHELMRKQSRRLHYSWPPRQVDAFEDDGSAGSDFLPRMKALESTAALSLATFTSLLIEFVARLDHLVEAVDELSKLAKF